From a region of the Thiorhodovibrio winogradskyi genome:
- the argE gene encoding acetylornithine deacetylase: MTAASSQVLTPGAPPLRQMLSELIATPSVSSVNPALNQSNRPLLDHLAGWLEDSGFDVEILTLAGQPGKANLIATLGQDRDQLKGTGLVLAGHSDTVPYDEHLWRHDPFTLTEAEGRLYGLGICDMKAFLALAVEAAQGLKAEQLKAPLVILATADEESAMHGARALLNSLSPDGSPDGITHGSKNGRRLGAHALIGEPTNLRPVRAHKGVMGESIRLRGQSGHASDPALGRNALDGMHDVISAILRWRDGLKTRYHDKLFSIPYPTVNLGHIRGGDNPNRICGECELQLDLRPLPGLEPDSLRAELQELIAPIAASRGLTWQLDALFESIPPGATPANAPIVRATEELTGLPAEAVNFGTELPFFNLLGMNTVVLGPGDIAQAHQPNEFLSLARIAPTQSLLRALIEQFCLTHTP, encoded by the coding sequence ATGACGGCTGCTTCATCCCAGGTGCTCACCCCAGGCGCGCCACCCTTGCGACAGATGCTAAGCGAATTGATCGCAACCCCCTCGGTCAGCAGCGTCAATCCCGCGCTCAATCAGAGTAACCGCCCCCTGCTTGACCACCTGGCCGGCTGGCTTGAGGACAGCGGCTTTGATGTCGAGATTTTGACTTTAGCCGGCCAACCCGGCAAGGCTAATCTCATCGCCACCCTCGGCCAGGACAGGGACCAGCTAAAGGGCACCGGGCTGGTGCTGGCCGGTCATAGCGACACCGTCCCCTACGACGAGCACCTGTGGCGGCATGACCCCTTCACCCTGACCGAAGCCGAGGGGCGACTCTACGGCCTTGGCATCTGCGATATGAAAGCCTTTCTCGCCCTCGCCGTCGAAGCCGCGCAGGGCCTGAAGGCCGAACAACTCAAGGCACCACTGGTCATACTCGCCACCGCCGATGAAGAATCCGCCATGCACGGCGCCCGCGCCTTGCTCAACAGTCTGAGCCCAGATGGGAGCCCAGATGGGATCACACATGGAAGCAAAAACGGGCGACGCCTTGGCGCGCATGCACTGATCGGCGAACCAACCAACCTGCGACCCGTGCGCGCCCACAAGGGCGTCATGGGCGAGTCCATCCGACTGCGTGGCCAAAGCGGTCACGCCAGCGATCCTGCCCTGGGGCGCAACGCGCTCGACGGCATGCATGACGTCATAAGCGCCATTCTGCGCTGGCGCGATGGGCTGAAAACACGTTACCACGATAAACTCTTTTCCATCCCCTACCCGACGGTGAATCTGGGCCATATTCGCGGTGGCGACAATCCGAATCGCATTTGCGGCGAGTGCGAACTGCAACTCGACCTGCGTCCCCTGCCCGGCCTGGAGCCAGACAGCCTGCGTGCTGAACTCCAAGAACTAATCGCACCCATCGCCGCATCACGCGGACTGACCTGGCAACTGGACGCCCTCTTTGAAAGCATTCCACCTGGCGCCACCCCCGCCAACGCGCCCATTGTGCGCGCAACCGAAGAACTGACCGGCCTGCCGGCTGAGGCGGTGAATTTTGGCACCGAACTGCCTTTCTTCAACCTACTCGGCATGAACACGGTCGTACTCGGCCCCGGCGACATTGCCCAGGCCCACCAGCCAAATGAATTTCTGTCCCTCGCACGCATCGCGCCGACCCAGTCCCTGCTGCGGGCTCTGATCGAGCAATTTTGCCTTACCCATACCCCGTGA